A genomic stretch from Croceibacterium aestuarii includes:
- a CDS encoding TetR/AcrR family transcriptional regulator yields MPMASDQEPIAGAGEGKQPRTERGRKTMRKLLDAAAAEFGEKGFHDGSISAITRRAGTALGTFYTYFDSKDEIFRALVNDLSGQVGARAAAALASETEALEKERAALAAFLRFAREHQEIYRIIDESEFVDPQGFRHHYETTASRILARLQQGIAAGELRDDLGEPEAWAIMGMNVFLGLRFAIWSDEIAPETVSAAVNRLLREGIGKKA; encoded by the coding sequence ATGCCGATGGCAAGTGACCAAGAGCCGATCGCAGGCGCCGGCGAGGGCAAGCAACCGCGCACCGAGCGCGGCCGCAAGACGATGCGCAAGCTGCTCGATGCGGCTGCCGCCGAGTTCGGCGAAAAGGGTTTCCACGACGGCTCGATCAGCGCCATCACGCGCCGCGCGGGAACCGCGCTGGGCACGTTCTACACCTACTTCGATTCGAAGGACGAAATCTTCCGCGCGCTGGTCAACGATCTCAGCGGGCAGGTCGGCGCGCGCGCCGCGGCGGCGCTGGCGAGCGAGACCGAAGCGCTGGAAAAGGAACGCGCCGCACTTGCCGCCTTCCTCCGCTTCGCCCGCGAACATCAGGAAATCTATCGCATCATCGACGAGTCCGAATTCGTCGACCCGCAGGGCTTTCGCCACCACTATGAGACAACCGCAAGCCGCATCCTCGCCCGCCTGCAGCAGGGCATCGCAGCGGGCGAACTGCGCGACGACCTCGGCGAGCCGGAGGCCTGGGCGATCATGGGTATGAACGTGTTCCTGGGCCTGCGCTTCGCCATCTGGAGCGACGAGATCGCTCCCGAAACCGTGTCCGCCGCCGTCAATCGCCTGTTGCGCGAAGGAATCGGGAAGAAAGCCTGA